The genomic stretch GAGAAAATCATTCGATGTTACAGATCGAGAAGTTGGGATCCGTGATATTTTGAAGTTCATCGTCGTAGACAATAGTTTTGTCACTCTTTTGAAAACATCTTATCTTATCTACTTGTTACAAAAGCATAGTTACATGTCATAAATTTTGATATATGTATGATGGGAAGGAATAACAGGACTTTCGATAGAAATACTTACTCAGATGTTAACATATATATTGCAACACCGCTCCTAGCTTAATGTAACTGGTGATGTTGAGCTGAAGTAAAAAATATGCCTACATGTTATAAGTTTATACAAATGACATTTTCCAATTTGTAAGAATTAACGAAAGGCGTGTTGGATCGAATGAACTATTCTTGGGTTGAGTAGAGTGCAGACTTTCTTTTAAAAGATCCATCTTTGTATGCAATATTAGGATTCCTACCTGAGTTTGAATTCTTTTTAGGGGCAAGAGTTTTAAAATTTAACCCATTGAGTGTCATCAAGCATTCATTTTGATGTTGTTTGCAGTTTTAAATTGTGCCTAATTGATAGGCTTAAGGTAGTTTTTTTCTATTTAGATTATGTTAAACATATGGAAATGTCTTTTAGCATACTAGAatatttctattattttttccTCGACATGGACAGGCGCAGCAACGCGTGCTTTCATGTTCTAGTACTAGTATAAGTATGAACGTATGCAGGACAATATTGTTTAGTCGGCCAGATTGATGTGTTGAATATATGTTGCAGTAGTAGTACATGTATAGATAAATGGCTGACTTAAAAGGTGTTTCCAGGAGGCTTTCCTGTCCTTCTAATTTTGAATGAAAATAAACATCAGGCTACAAGTTATTACTATATTATATCGTTCTCTATCTCTTACTGCACAATTCAGTGGAAACCCCAAGCTGGTTTGTGTACCCTCTCTGAACATGGAGCAATGTGCAAAGGTCGTCTGCAATATTACATCACTGCAAAAGTAGTCATTCAAATAAGAAGTGAGAAAGTAATACTCCCAAATGCAGAAAAATAGAGCAAAATGTAGCTATTTAACATGAATGGGTAACAAGTTGCATGTGAAGCCACTTGCTTGAAATACGTGGGAATAGAAATAGTTTCAATTGTTGATAACATCTTATCTAAAATTTTGTATCAAGTCCTGTATGTAAATTCAATTCTTTTGAGAATTTTAAGTGATGGTTTGAAGGATATTTGATGATTCTGTAATTTCAAAATTACATCAAGTACCTATCCTTGAATATGGAGCATATAGGAAGGCTCCATATGTAGCCCCAGTACTACCGGCAGAGCCCTGGCCTGCATTGCAAAACTCAAAGAGGATTTTAGCATAAGTTGTAACCTCATGTTTATTGTCATGCAAGTCTGGAAGGACAAGAAAATCTCCTGAAAGTTCCTCTTCAGTCAATCATTTGAATCAAACAACCAGGGAAGCAAGAACAGTTCAATTGTATCGAGTATGACTCAACCTTGTCTGCTAGGTGCGTGAGCATGACAGTACTGTGAAACTGATGGAGTAATTAAATCGCAAGGCTAATCATTAACAGAAATATCACAACGCCGGCTGACAAAAATATAGAAAATCAGTACGAGCCACTTTGGTGTCACTTGATCACTTGGTCAATTCACTAACTTGTTTCTAGGAACAACTGATGGTACGAGTCACATAAATTAAGACGTTTTATCACACACTAATCATATATTCCCCAAAAGGAGGGCCGGCGCCCTATCCCCCCAAAAGGGGACGTCTTAACTCTTAAACAAAACCATCATCAGACCCCAAGTTGAGCAAGTTGCACTTCACAAACAAACAACAATAATGCAGCTTAAGGTTCAGACGTCGCCATCTCGAAACCATCAGCCGCACAAGTCACTCTCTCATCTCCACCACGCCAGAACCAGATAGATATCCACCAGTGAGTTCGTATCTAATCTGCCATACATTTTTTCTGCCATCTTGATCATTCCTGATAGAAAATGTCAGTGGCTCATCACTGTTTTGAATCAAACGCTATCAAGCCAGTTTGGCAGACTGCAGTCCACATACAAGGTAGCAATAAGTACACCATTGTGATGTTGATTACCCAACTGGATAGCATGCATAGTGCCAACAAAGTACTAAACCCTACATCAGGAGACAGGGCTAATCTATTGGCAAAGCAGCAATCATACACAGTAGCAATAAGTACAACAACATTCCTTCGATAATTCCCAGCTTTGTACATATAATTTGCATAAATGAAGTGCAACTTCCAAACCCTGAATCGGGGACACGCCTATTCTATTGACAAAAGCGGCAATCATACAAGAAGGCAGGAAGGGGGCAGGCAGGTGAGGCAGATAGCACAACATTCTGCATTAATCTACAACCAACTGAAGCAGTATCTGTGTCAGCATCCAGTAATCCCTTGACCGGAACAAAGCATAATGATTGCACCTCCCACCAAACATGTTCCTTCTGTCTTGCTTCCCTTCCTGGCAATAGGATAATGCAGGAGGCTGCCATTCATTTCATGTTTCCCACTGATTATGAACTACACTTCACAGTGGATGCAGCTCCAAGGAGCATCATTGTTTTGGGGAGCATCAAACTGAAGGCTTCTGTCAATTGTCCGGTGTTCATCTGTTGACCATAGATTGCCATCTTCGAAATCCTGCAAGGCTGCAACATCACAAAGCCTTGTGCAGTTTTCCGTCACCACTGATCTTGAGAAATTGGTCATACACCCTGATCATTGCACACAGTATGACACGAAGCAAAAGCTGGTAATTGCAAGATACTGGGCACCATGAAGACCACTTTGGCCAGGACAGTTAAGCAATGAGACTGCGACACCCTGGAGTAGCCGTAATTTGGGCTTTCGGTAGGTAATTAACTGGACACATTGACCTACTGCAGCAATCACTTTCAAGCTTTAGCTTTCAGTAGGTGATTAACCGGGTACATTGGATGCTTTCTTAAGCTTTTGATTCATGGAGATAGAAATCGAGTCATCAGTTGAAGCAGCCCATCAGTGTTTTCCTTACCCTATCGACAACACGGTTCCTATTAGTTAGGCTGTTTGATAAGGGAAATTCTTTGCTGTCCTCCAGCAGGAACCGGTAGACCTCCCACTGGCGCTCCGATGCTGTCTGTCTTCCGATTTCAGCCTAAAATCAGGAAGGTAAAAAGTAAACACTAGCACTATTGCGAAGTTATTTTTACACCTTAATTAAGTTGTAACACTTACGGAGAAAATACAGATTCCAAGCGCTTTCAGAGCCAAAGTAGCATCATAGAATACACGTGGCCGCCCCTTCCCAGATAGTTCAACAGGGTTGGCCACAAGGAGTTCTGTGTCAGGTCCACGGTTGACAATCATCACCCTCAGAGGATGGAGCATCTCGGACCTCATGCGTGATTGCAGAGCATCCTGTTTCTCAGAATCAATAACCTTCTTGCCATCTGCTTGCTTGATAAAAAGATCTACCTCTCGAAAACCTTTCTTGTCTGACCAGAATCGCCCATAAGTTACCTAAATAGAGTACAAAATCACGATAATAAGACACACAATAATTAGAACTATATAGAGGTAAAATAAGCATGGTGATGCAAATCTATAACTGCTTTTCTTGTAAACTATCGATGTTGCAGTCTTTGAGGACTATGCAACAGCTAGCCACACATTAGGAGTAAAAGAGAGGAGAAAAAAATTATGGTTGTCAGAGAAAACAAGGATAAGGTAATAGATTTCTTCTGAAAGGCCTTGCTGCTAAATATTAAACATATTTAGCTATATATGATTTTCAGTATTTTCAGATATTCAGAATGTCTACAGTCCTCCCGGTACTTATTCTTTACACAACCTGAATTTTGCATGGGTGCATAGTgcattttaaagaattaataagtcATAGTAAATCATTAGCTATGGAGAAACATTGCATATATCTATATCTTCAAGTACCTTAATGTTGCAGTCCTTGAGTGTTCTCAACATGTCATAAATGAGCCCCTTCTGATCAACACAAATAATCTGGAGCAGCGTGTGCGCAGGACTGAGGGAATTGTCAAATTTGATGCTGGCCTTCTGCACCTTCTTCATCTCGGCCGAAAGAGATCCTGAACTGCTCTCACAGTCATCTAGTTCCAGCCTGAACAGTTCTTCGGAGATTGTCGGCGGAAGAGAAGAGAATCCTTGCTGGAACCCTTCCGCTGATAAGATCTCACAACTTACGGAAGGGCCCAAGGTATCGATCAGCATCGAGCAGGTCTCTTCTTGCCTTTCCTTGGTATGCAACAGTTCCCTTCAGATGGAAACATTAACTGTTAAATATTAAGCAGCACCAGCAGCAAGAAAATGTCAAAGGTGAAGTTAACGCTTCATCAACATGCACACAAGAGCTGAACTTGAAGACAGCGACTTACATGCCGTCAGTGATGAAGAAGAGGTTCACAACTCTCCCGTCAGGCGTCGTCGACACTTTGACTCTCTGGATTAGAAGCTCTAGGTCCGACAGGATATGCGTCACGTCTGAAACCAGCACGCGCGGTGTAAAAATCAGGATGCGCATACATTTGGAACGAACACAAAGGCAGGGCAACAGTCGATGTTCCTCACCGTGCAACAGCCCCTTGCGGTCGTCGGAGAAGAGCTTGAGGAGGTAGAACTGCGGGGGCCCCGGCGGGTTGATGTCGTGGTAGAACGGTATGTTGTAGGACGAAGGGCACATGGACATGAGCCTGTTCTTGAGGCTCCCCCATCTGATGTTGATGGACTGCGAGCGCGGCACCACCCAGAAGATCACGTAGCACCATTGCCCGTCCGTGGACACGTCTGGTAAATTTGACAAAGAGTAGATGTTTAGACGCGCGACAAGGATGCATGATGAAGGCTAAAAGACATGGATGACAGAATTATGAACACACACAGTGAAAGGCGGAATGCTGTAGAGCTGAACAGGTTGTCACGTTTTTGTCAGCTTTATGGTTATGATTGAGCGCGGGTGATTTAACTGTGCGGGCAGTGTCATGAACATGAAAATTCAGGTGACATCGCCTATGACAATATTCAAGCGCTACCGACTGACAGTGATCATCAAACTGTAACATGGACAGGAAGTCAGACGAGTTGGCAAGTTGGGCTGAGAAAAGAAAGCCTAGCTTTTCCATAGACCACAAACAAGTGATAATGATGAAATCCGAACAATACGAACAATTCTGGGAAATCGACGAACACGAAACGGCCAAAATTCCCAAACCTTTTTTTCCAGCAGAAACACGTCGAAAGGGGGTGCAAAACCTGTCGGGAGAGAGGATAGCCATCTGCCCTCACCAACCACGGTGAACACAGTAGGAAAATGAGCAAACGAATGACATAAATGATGAAGCAGCTAACATTAGCAGCACCACTCCAATCCCgaaaaaaaaatacagaaatcGAGGCATGAGTATGTACTGATTCTCTCGAGCAATTTAGCCAAGCAATCCGGTTCTGGCGAGAACAGACTGTAGGGAGCATCGGGTGGAATCGAAACGCCCAATTTGGGAAGGGAGGCAAGTAAATTTGGGGTGAGGACGGGGGGCGGGGGAGAGGGGCTTATTACCGCCGCGTGTGATGCGGAGTCCGAACTCGAGGATGGTGCGGCAGAGGTCGCAGCCGAGGCCGGCCTGGTCGGGGCAGTTGACGGTGACGACGCTGTCCTCGCCGTCCCCCGCCGCCAGCTCCATCACCACCGCGTCCTCCGCCCCcgggccagcgccgccgccgccccccagcaccatcctccctcctcctcctcctaccgccGCGGTGGATCTCCCCGCCACCGGCATCGCTCCCGGCCGCTGGCCGAGATCCCCTGATCCCTGGTGCGTGGCTGGGGGCTGGTTGGAGCTGTGGAGGAGTAGTGCCGTGTTTTTGTTTGTATGGGTGGTGCGGAGGCGGCGGGGGCGTCGCTTGCAGGCGGGGCCCGCGGCTGAGTCAGCGCGCGTGCGGCGGGTGGTGGCtccggccccacctgtcagggacAGGCTCGGCTGGCACAACGGGAACGGGAACGGGAACGGGAACCAAGTTCGTTTCTGGTATTCGGGTACAAGTCACTGTGGTCAAACCTAAGACGAGTAGTCGGGGTACCGAAACACGGCAAGGCACCTGCGTTCACACGTCCTACCCTCGCCGATTTGGAAGGGGTTTTTTCATCCCCTCTAgctagggtgtcaaggtgggattcc from Lolium rigidum isolate FL_2022 chromosome 4, APGP_CSIRO_Lrig_0.1, whole genome shotgun sequence encodes the following:
- the LOC124707796 gene encoding ACT domain-containing protein ACR9-like; this encodes MPVAGRSTAAVGGGGGRMVLGGGGGAGPGAEDAVVMELAAGDGEDSVVTVNCPDQAGLGCDLCRTILEFGLRITRGDVSTDGQWCYVIFWVVPRSQSINIRWGSLKNRLMSMCPSSYNIPFYHDINPPGPPQFYLLKLFSDDRKGLLHDVTHILSDLELLIQRVKVSTTPDGRVVNLFFITDGMELLHTKERQEETCSMLIDTLGPSVSCEILSAEGFQQGFSSLPPTISEELFRLELDDCESSSGSLSAEMKKVQKASIKFDNSLSPAHTLLQIICVDQKGLIYDMLRTLKDCNIKVTYGRFWSDKKGFREVDLFIKQADGKKVIDSEKQDALQSRMRSEMLHPLRVMIVNRGPDTELLVANPVELSGKGRPRVFYDATLALKALGICIFSAEIGRQTASERQWEVYRFLLEDSKEFPLSNSLTNRNRVVDRVRKTLMGCFN